A window from Cryobacterium sp. SO1 encodes these proteins:
- a CDS encoding methylenetetrahydrofolate reductase — protein MTASPESASTDPACPPTTPFSFELYPPKSDAAATALHTTIDALAAAAPDFISVTYGASGSSRTSSLDVLRYILQATRVDPMAHLTCVGSSHAEASSLIREFLDAGVRSFLALRGDPPEGLAEGDTFLGDLQSAGELVQLIHRVQAERVPYRETPIPGLPRARAVKTEHEHVRIAVAGFPNGHPRSRSTAQDIDTLLAKQAAGANLAITQLFFHADHYLSFIQRAREAGVEFPILPGIMPVTSPGRLRRILELSGEDLPSELAIQLEVEPTAEGQREIGIDHAVTLARKLIAGGAPGLHLYAFNQHETVLTVLDRAGALAPGRSQPAPPTSPSASLGVHTGINSTKDY, from the coding sequence ATGACCGCGAGCCCAGAATCAGCATCAACGGACCCGGCCTGTCCGCCCACCACGCCATTCTCGTTCGAGCTGTACCCGCCCAAATCGGATGCCGCCGCAACCGCACTGCACACCACCATCGACGCCCTCGCCGCGGCCGCACCCGACTTCATCTCGGTGACCTACGGGGCCAGCGGCTCCTCCCGCACCTCGTCCCTGGACGTGCTTCGCTACATCCTCCAGGCCACCCGGGTCGACCCGATGGCACACCTGACCTGCGTCGGCTCCTCGCACGCCGAGGCGAGCAGCCTGATCCGCGAGTTCCTCGACGCCGGAGTGCGGAGCTTCCTGGCCCTGCGCGGAGACCCGCCCGAGGGGCTCGCGGAAGGCGACACCTTTCTGGGCGACCTGCAGAGCGCCGGTGAACTCGTGCAACTGATCCACCGGGTACAGGCCGAACGGGTGCCGTACCGGGAGACGCCGATCCCCGGACTGCCCCGTGCCCGCGCCGTCAAGACCGAACACGAACACGTGCGCATCGCGGTGGCCGGGTTCCCGAACGGGCACCCGCGCTCCCGGTCCACGGCGCAGGACATCGACACCCTGCTGGCCAAGCAGGCCGCCGGAGCCAACCTTGCCATCACCCAACTCTTCTTCCACGCCGACCACTACCTGAGCTTCATCCAGCGGGCCAGGGAGGCCGGGGTGGAGTTCCCGATCCTCCCGGGGATCATGCCCGTCACCAGCCCCGGCCGGTTGCGGCGCATCCTCGAGCTCTCCGGTGAGGACCTGCCCTCCGAGCTGGCGATCCAGCTGGAGGTCGAGCCCACCGCCGAAGGTCAGCGCGAGATCGGCATCGACCATGCCGTGACCCTGGCGCGAAAGCTCATCGCCGGCGGCGCGCCCGGCCTGCACCTCTACGCCTTCAACCAGCACGAGACCGTCCTCACCGTCCTCGACCGCGCCGGTGCTCTGGCGCCCGGCCGGTCCCAACCCGCACCCCCGACCTCGCCCAGCGCCTCTCTCGGCGTCCACACCGGCATTAACTCCACGAAGGACTATTGA
- the metE gene encoding 5-methyltetrahydropteroyltriglutamate--homocysteine S-methyltransferase gives MTTTVPAFPTGTILGYPRIGRRRELKKAVEAFWAGRIDTAELEAVAWALRRTTRERLAGLGLGRADSSIPESFSFYDQVLDAAVTVGAVPDRFADLVDADGRLDLAGYFTLARGAGQNLPLEMTKWFDSNYHYLVPEIGPETRFHLASDRIVREFEEAVADGFLTRPVIVGPVTFLLLAKPSEVAPAGFHPLDRLDDLLPVYATLIERLAAAGAEWVQLDEPGLVSESIGIPRDRALAALAQAYKTLGGLDSRPALFVAAPYGSLDDALPVLAGTPVEAIGLDLVRGTVPAGIPGLDDTTLVAGVIDGHNIWRGDLAAAFDTIGRLRALTDRVTVSTSTSLLHLPHDVTDETKLGADLTGWLAFADQKIGQVATLSRGLTAGRDAIQAELAAATASLAERRVAPGVRDGAVRARLDRLSPADFSRGDYETRLAAQTAVLNLPPLPTTTIGSFPQTGDIRRARARLVSGELDPAAYQDLMRAEIDRVVQLQEDLGLDVLVHGEPERNDMVQYFAENLDGFTVTENGWVQSYGSRCTRPSILWGDVSRPAPITVEWSSYTQSRTEKPVKGMLTGPVTILAWSFVRDDQPLGETARQVALALRDEIRDLEVAGIQVVQVDEPALRELLPLKKKDHADYLDWSVGSFRLATAGVADATQIHTHLCYSEFGVVIDAIRNLDADVTSIEAARSKMEVVADLQASGFDHGIGPGVYDIHSPRVPGVAEITELLERALESIPARQVWVNPDCGLKTRGYAETVESLRNIVDATRAVRATLV, from the coding sequence ATGACCACCACCGTCCCCGCATTCCCCACCGGAACGATCCTCGGCTACCCCAGAATCGGACGCCGGCGCGAACTGAAAAAGGCCGTCGAAGCCTTCTGGGCCGGCCGCATCGACACCGCCGAGCTGGAGGCGGTCGCGTGGGCGCTGCGTCGCACCACCAGGGAGCGCCTCGCCGGACTCGGCCTCGGCCGCGCCGACTCGTCGATCCCCGAGAGCTTCTCGTTCTACGACCAGGTGCTGGATGCCGCCGTCACGGTGGGCGCCGTGCCCGACAGGTTCGCGGACCTCGTTGACGCCGACGGTCGCCTCGACCTGGCCGGCTACTTCACCCTTGCTCGGGGCGCGGGCCAGAACCTGCCCCTCGAGATGACCAAGTGGTTCGACTCCAACTACCACTACCTGGTGCCGGAGATCGGCCCCGAGACCCGGTTCCACCTCGCCAGCGACCGCATCGTGCGGGAATTCGAGGAAGCCGTCGCCGACGGTTTCCTCACCCGGCCGGTCATCGTCGGCCCGGTCACCTTCCTGCTGCTGGCCAAGCCGAGCGAAGTGGCCCCGGCCGGCTTCCACCCCCTCGACCGCCTCGACGACCTGCTGCCCGTCTACGCGACCCTGATCGAACGCCTCGCCGCGGCCGGCGCCGAGTGGGTGCAGCTGGACGAACCCGGTCTCGTGAGCGAGAGCATCGGCATCCCGCGAGATCGCGCCCTGGCCGCCCTCGCCCAGGCCTACAAGACCCTCGGCGGGCTCGACTCCCGCCCGGCCCTGTTCGTCGCAGCCCCCTACGGCAGCCTCGACGACGCCCTTCCCGTGCTGGCCGGCACCCCGGTCGAGGCGATCGGCCTGGACCTGGTGCGCGGCACGGTGCCGGCCGGCATCCCCGGGCTGGACGACACGACCCTCGTTGCCGGTGTCATCGACGGCCACAACATCTGGCGGGGGGACCTCGCGGCGGCATTCGACACAATCGGCCGGCTGCGCGCCCTGACCGACCGGGTCACGGTGTCCACCTCCACCTCCCTGTTGCACCTGCCGCACGACGTCACCGACGAGACCAAGCTCGGTGCGGACCTCACCGGCTGGCTGGCCTTCGCCGATCAGAAGATCGGGCAGGTCGCCACCCTCTCTCGCGGTCTGACCGCGGGCCGGGACGCCATCCAGGCCGAGCTCGCTGCGGCCACAGCATCCCTCGCCGAGCGCCGGGTCGCACCCGGCGTGCGCGACGGTGCCGTGCGCGCCCGGCTCGACAGGCTCAGCCCGGCGGACTTCAGCCGCGGCGACTACGAGACACGGCTCGCCGCGCAGACGGCCGTGCTCAACCTGCCGCCGTTGCCGACCACCACCATCGGCTCCTTCCCGCAGACCGGCGACATCCGCCGCGCCCGTGCCCGCTTGGTCTCCGGCGAGCTGGACCCCGCCGCCTACCAGGACCTCATGCGCGCCGAGATCGACCGGGTCGTGCAACTCCAGGAAGACCTGGGCCTGGACGTGCTGGTGCACGGCGAACCCGAACGCAACGACATGGTGCAGTACTTCGCCGAGAACCTGGACGGCTTCACCGTGACCGAGAACGGCTGGGTGCAGTCCTACGGCAGCCGGTGCACCCGACCGTCCATCCTCTGGGGTGATGTGTCCCGGCCGGCGCCGATCACAGTGGAATGGTCCAGCTACACCCAGAGCCGCACCGAGAAGCCGGTCAAGGGCATGCTCACCGGACCGGTCACCATCCTGGCCTGGTCGTTCGTGCGTGACGACCAGCCGCTGGGCGAGACCGCCCGTCAGGTCGCGCTCGCCCTCCGCGACGAGATCCGAGACCTCGAGGTTGCGGGCATCCAGGTCGTGCAGGTCGACGAGCCGGCGCTGCGGGAGCTGCTGCCGCTGAAGAAGAAGGACCACGCGGACTACCTCGACTGGTCCGTCGGATCGTTCAGACTGGCCACCGCCGGCGTGGCCGATGCGACCCAGATCCACACGCACCTCTGTTACTCCGAGTTCGGGGTCGTCATCGACGCGATCCGCAACCTCGACGCCGACGTCACCAGCATCGAGGCCGCCAGGTCGAAGATGGAGGTCGTGGCCGATCTGCAGGCCAGCGGCTTCGACCACGGTATCGGCCCGGGCGTCTACGACATCCACTCGCCCCGCGTGCCCGGGGTGGCGGAGATCACCGAGCTGCTCGAGCGGGCGCTTGAATCGATCCCCGCCCGCCAGGTCTGGGTCAACCCGGACTGCGGGCTGAAGACCCGCGGCTACGCGGAGACCGTGGAGTCGCTGCGCAACATCGTCGACGCGACGCGCGCCGTGCGGGCGACCCTGGTCTGA
- the lexA gene encoding transcriptional repressor LexA — translation MDVIQRSVRDRGYPPSMREIGDAVGLSSLSSVTHQLHQLELSGYLRRDPHRPRALEVLIELPQSSEEVTPGAADDYQSGIQVGDAAMVPLVGRIAAGIPIMADQQIDEIFPLPRQLVGKGELFMLKVVGESMIDAAICDGDWVVIRQQKTAENGEIVAAMLDGEATVKVLRQRDGHTWLLPRNTNFEPILGDYAEVLGKVVAVLRSV, via the coding sequence ATGGACGTCATCCAGCGTTCGGTCCGCGACCGCGGCTATCCGCCGAGCATGCGCGAGATCGGTGACGCGGTGGGCCTGTCCTCGCTGTCAAGCGTGACCCACCAGCTGCACCAGCTCGAGTTGAGCGGGTACCTGCGTCGCGACCCGCACCGGCCACGCGCGCTGGAGGTGCTCATCGAGCTGCCCCAGTCCTCCGAGGAGGTCACGCCAGGCGCCGCAGACGACTACCAGTCCGGCATCCAGGTGGGCGACGCGGCGATGGTGCCGCTCGTCGGACGCATCGCCGCCGGTATCCCGATCATGGCCGACCAGCAGATCGACGAGATCTTCCCGCTCCCCCGCCAGTTGGTCGGCAAGGGCGAGCTGTTCATGCTCAAGGTTGTCGGTGAGTCGATGATCGACGCCGCCATCTGCGACGGTGACTGGGTGGTCATCCGTCAGCAGAAGACCGCGGAGAACGGTGAGATCGTCGCCGCCATGCTCGACGGCGAGGCCACCGTGAAGGTGCTGCGGCAGCGTGACGGCCACACCTGGCTGCTGCCACGCAACACCAACTTCGAGCCGATCCTGGGCGACTACGCCGAGGTCCTCGGCAAGGTCGTCGCGGTGTTGCGTTCGGTCTAG